CGCATTTTAATGGTCATCTGACAATTTTGGAATATGTGACAGCGgcatttcttataatggaagcCTTGTAAAAATCAATAGCAGAGCCCGACTTTTATCCGTATAATCTTGCTGTGTAAGCACGCAAacggtaaaataattataatatagaaTTAGCGTGATGATTGTGTTATCAAATCCCATTGGGTGGTTATTGGATGATGAGTTTTTGTCAAATTCCTTTACATACTTCTAATgtcatattgaaatgttatttctTGGGACAGACAGTGTCGTCGTTTTAGTTTTAAGAGCTTATCTTATTATCTGGAATAATATAACGAATCAATAACTGCCTATCATTTGCGGCTTTCCGATTATTTGATGGAcgtgcacatttcattacctccaaTGTACAGATTTGACCTATCCCGCTCCAATAGTCTTCATACGAATATGTGAAAATCATACACTTATATTACTGCCAAAACTTAAATGTGATGTACATAATACTTTGTACTTCATTTTCGTTTCAGTTGAGTTATTGGCATCAATGCTGAATGCTGGTCTGGGTGTTGGATTTGTTCCCGGTATGTTCTATGACAAGTTTGGTCCAACATTAACTTCGGGTGCTGGATTGATAGTCTCTGTACCAGTGTATCTTCTAATGTGGAGTACAGTCAAATACACCAGTTTCTACAGCAAAAATGTTTGGCTTATGGCAATATACTTTCTTCTGGCAGGTAAGTAGTCATACCCATGCATTTTCACAGTACATAATTAATGTACCAACAGTAACAAAATCAATAGTAAATCCACAAAGCTCCAGGTTTTCATTTAATGCAATTAACAGCAGGtactttatataaatacattataaaaattcttaaactgttaataaattaaggtttaggagtatatcattaaaaacagaaatatttggtcaacaaacaacatctttaccaacaatctacctgtccattacatgttctaccgtATTGTCACGTACGactggatatttaaaatattctcaaaaagttgtccccctttaaaaaggaATTCCATTAgtaacgaaataaaaataaaaaattgctgaaaactatgttccacctagttatgcgaaatttcagcactgggacgttattgcaaatgcatcagaaTGAAGTCTTTGAAACTGGTGTGTTTTCAAAGGTGTTGAACTGTCCGAAAAtatggcccctttatgcagtccttttccggaattcaaagtatatatcagtaaattgacaactgttttatagagtaatatacatgtcttataagctgttcaattttcatgtacaaacaagcatttctttctatgatttggattatttttctcaaaatatggggCAAACCATTAACGGGTACGAACCTCTGCATATCAAACATATTTCAGTCTTTCTAGTTGTGTTCGGGCTCCAGAGAGGCTgtataaaatcatttgttttagaGTTTCgtaatatggaaaaaaaacacattctctttatttttaatgtttccgAATAACAACTGTGTCAGATACAATCGGCAATTTCTAAACGGACTGAACTGATTGCTAATTTTGTTCTTCCGCGTTTATGAATTCGGGTCCTTTCAACTGTTTAATCagaatataattgagccgtgccatgagaaaatcaacatagtgggtttgcgaccagcatggatccagaccagcctgcgcatccgcgcagtctggtcaagctccatgctgttcgcttttaaagcctattggaattggagaaactgttagcgaacagcatggagcctgaccagactgcgcggatgcgcaggctggtctggatccatgctggtcgcatacccactatgttgattttctcatggcgcggctcatatatgtattaTAAATGAATAGgtttgaaaacatattaaaccTTGCAATAAATCTAATGTGTTGTCTCCAAGGTCAGATGCTCTTGAGAAATGAGTgtgtgagtgagttgggttttacggcgaatcgacacaaaatggtcatatatcgccgtcTTGAGAAATGAAAGTGTCCTTAAGTGTTCTTTCACTCTCATTATCGTTAATGATTTGGAAACCTGTAGTAATGGCAAACAAAATTGGAACGTGGAAGAATCATCAGTTTAGCCATTAAATAAACTTTATCTAAGTATGACCCATAAAATAGTGCACCTCCCTTTGAtgagtatttttaaaattcctacaataaacctactttcaCTTAAAGttttcagggggcataggttcaagccccactgggaccaaatttaccccccccccccccccacccccactctcccttatattccttttttctagtaagttttcatttcaagacttattattgatttagtgcacaaatttgaaaatgtttcatttgataagtgatttcttgctgttcaaagtgaatttacctctgggcagtgttagacatctttaaaatactgagttatatgtggtaaaagttctcaattttgtctttactctttagattatatattgtggcaGAAATGTAGGTatgttttacttctgtcccaaggttatttttgaatgaagtgagcaaaatttaaaacagtcttacaggactcgaccttaatttttcaattttggagtaagaattctgtctcattaaatccttttacttgaggcacccaaGAAAACAAATGATATTCCAGTTTTATTTGTGCTTTATAATTGATTACctcttttgtcaaaattaatggtataatgaattctctgcaaacgttttggacagtggccaacactttgaaatttgtctctacttgagcttgatgaaatttcaaaacggcacgataaaagtggtttaaattttgcatacaagtctcttactagatacagtatattgctgtaacattgttttgaacattcaaaatattcaccattaggtgggtcataccttaaacCGAGATCAACTGTAAACTCAAACTAATTATCACATAATAGATTAAATTAGTTCGGTTTAGTTTAAAATTTGGCCCTTTTACTCCGAACCACGTGTTTTaactgcccgcccgcttagctcagtaggtagagcgtcggtctacggatcgcggagtcgtgagttcgatcctcgggcggggcgtatgttctctatgactatttgataaacgaaattgtgtctgaaatcattagtcctccacctctcattcatgtggggaagttggcagttacctgcggagaacaggtttgtactggtacagaatccaggaacactggttaggttaactgcccgccgttacatgactgaaatacggcgttaaacccaaaacaaacaaacaaacgtgtaTTAACGTTAAACGTCTGCATTCGTCAGGTACACCTGGTATTTCGAGCCTTTCAGATATCATTCAAATGCCAGCAATCCAACAATGGCGAACATGCTTTCGTAACTACTACGATAATTTGTATGATAGATGGTTTTCTCTTAATAACAGCGTGTTGTTTTGATAGCATTCCGAGTATATGATGGCATTACAAAAACTAATGTTAAGAAaactaagaaaaaatatcaatactaATTTAATATGTTGAATCGTTTATCAAGTTAATTATGTGGTAGCTTACGAAGTCATGTGATGCTTCTTTACATATAACATTATGTAAATGTCTTTACTTTGTATCGTCTCAGCTCTCCGTATttgttttgaattgttttttgttttaacaatctATATCAGTATCATCACGGCAGAATGAAGCTAAGGTATTTCCACAGATTCATGTTTAAACAACGTAGCATTTGGGGATATTCTGCTGCAATCAGCAGTTTCTTACCTGAGCCGTTCAGAAAAAAACCAGTATCTATGAAATTGTTTTGGGCGAGCCACGTTTCAAAAAAGTTAACATGAAATATCAGACTGTTATGTTCTCAGCTTGGataagtaataaaatacaaaaacaggaCAGTGAATCGAATACTTCGCGATACAACTGGTCAGTTAGCTCATCAGACATTTCAAAACAAAGGTCAACATTATGATCTTTCAAGCTACAGCCGTCAATGcgacatgactgatatttttcctATTTCAGGCTTTGGTTCCGTGTTTACCTATATGGTCGCGTTAAACACAAACGTGATCAACTTTTCATCAAACCACACAGGCAAAATCGTAGGCTTTCTAAATGCTGTCTTTGCCGGAAGCCCGTCAGTTTTTGCAACTGTTTACTACAATCTGTTTACAACTGGAGACTCTACTATTGCGGAAAATCAGGATTTTGCCGGATTCATGTTGTTCCTTGCAATACTCTATGGCGTGGTGAACATTGTGTGCATGTTTTTCCTTCGAATTTATACAGATCCAGAAAATAAAGAAGACGTATCAATGACTTATTATAAGGACAAAAATGGGATTGTTTTAGACGAATTAACAATAGCTGTCAACGGAAAGTCTAAATCCAGTGAGAAGAGCTCCGAGAACCTCGATACCACGAAGGACACTCCTGACAATGAAAATGAACCTTTATCTGTGGCGCAGATATTGTGCAGTATAGATTTCCACTTGTTTGTGTGGATGTTTGCCTTTGCATCTTGTGTTGCTTTCGTCTATTTGACCAATCTGACTGTCACTTCAAAATCTGTTCATCTCGATCAGTACAACAACAAGCTGACACTAATTATACCCATAACCAATGCCATTGTCAGTGCAGCCATTGGAATATTGTCAGACATATTCAAAGACAAGATCCCTAGGCTCGTAATAGTCGTTTTAGGGTGTTGTGCTATTATTGTATCCCTTGTGCTCGTAATTGTATTTGCAGATAAACTGATACTGCTTATTGTAGCTACGGTGTTTACTGGCATAGGGGTTGGTATTATATGGAGCTTATGtccaacaataatgaaagaaatgtttTCTGTACAACATCTTGGTAGAAACTGGGGTATAGCATTACTTCTGTCAGCTTTGGTGTCATTTGGTATACAAGAAATATTTGGGACATTGTACGATAGTAAGGTGCCGGAAGGCGAGGTCAATATTTGTTATGGTATAAATTGTGTCCGTGAAGGCTATGGGGTGTTCATAGGAATATCTGTTCTTGCTTTTTGCATGGGTATACTTATTTTGATCCGTCAAAGATGCTGCAAGTGCGGATCCAAAACTGATATGCCAGTTTAATACGAATAGCAAATAGATTAGATCAAAACTGCCAGTTATTGTTGTAAAAACATCGGAACAGTAATAGGAAGTGCAAACAACGAAGAAGTTTAGTTTATTCAAGCCTTGGAGCacttgttgtttttctttactcATTGAAATAATGATTGACACAAATGAAACGGTATCCGTCTGATTGAACTATTTACAGCATGTTCACACATTGAAACTTTCATTTGcaaatttcttgttttattttaacagtttaaaactTTTAGATTATAAGTTTCCATCTAAACAAATTGAGAAAAGAGAACTGTATTGAAGCTATTGCTTAgcgaatatatttaaaatgaccGGCGTCTTTTTAAGTAAAGACAGGGAGCGTTGCGTGATTAATCAGAAGAAAAAAGCCATGtatgttgaaaattgtttacttttcattattttttatttgaatcattTTATAGATGTAATACAGGTCACATGTTAACTTTGTGTGAATGAGGACGACGCACAAGTGTCCTTTAGATAATATTGCAGACCCTGGTGTATTTGCCAAATATTTGCTGATTATTTATATTGCGCATAATGCTTTTTATCCAACCAAATCTTCTTTTTATCTGAAAGTTATCTTATTTAGTCAATATCCCTATACATCTTAGGTTTTGTGCGGAACTACTTTACTTTTGGCATAGTTTGTAAACTTAATGGAAAATTTgcaaaacttgatcaaatgagTTGAAAAACTACAgatataaatgaacatttttcaatttgttataaaaaaatacaCGGTAAACACTTTGAACACGCTCATGATTTCTTTACAAAAACGAAACTGGAATAAAATGCAAATCATTTCATGATTAAAATTATCACTGTCACTGCGTGATTTCAAAACTATAAACATCTTATCTTCTACTGACATGATAAAAACAACATTGACCTGTATTTTAATGAAAGCGATAGAAAGttctatatcctttccgcagccttaacatactaaaacgtattagcatctgatggccctttcacgcttccgtagaaacaacatttattacacgaaacttattttgaaaatatttctaaaatgtctaggtctgcagctctcaaatacggttatatcttacatctgaggcatatactgacactctcagacaacatcaaaaatgacattttgagcgatttgatgaagttccaaaattatcaatgtacccttggtccgttacggacccctgtgggatttctgtttatccagagctcaaatattttttcatagattaaaagctgacatgctgtactaaagcccaggtaatttcaattcgtaataaagtgctgaaaattggctccccaatagcaaaaaaaaaaaaaaagaagtccgcgcgcatacatttagacgggatgacccctgcgcgtgacccctgactatctacgaaccaaaatgcggctttcgtttcaagtttagcatttctactttcattttatttacttccggaaatagctgaaggtcgagtgacgtcattttctgtgttgtcaaaaacatacatatacctggcgaggttgcataaatatgtgctggccgtccttaGGTTATATGTCACCCCTCTCTCACA
The Mercenaria mercenaria strain notata chromosome 10, MADL_Memer_1, whole genome shotgun sequence genome window above contains:
- the LOC123561698 gene encoding uncharacterized protein LOC123561698 encodes the protein MAASKLTILKFVGFAVGLAAKFVTGSIFVFNVYQDAIKTNFNYTQTEVELLASMLNAGLGVGFVPGMFYDKFGPTLTSGAGLIVSVPVYLLMWSTVKYTSFYSKNVWLMAIYFLLAGFGSVFTYMVALNTNVINFSSNHTGKIVGFLNAVFAGSPSVFATVYYNLFTTGDSTIAENQDFAGFMLFLAILYGVVNIVCMFFLRIYTDPENKEDVSMTYYKDKNGIVLDELTIAVNGKSKSSEKSSENLDTTKDTPDNENEPLSVAQILCSIDFHLFVWMFAFASCVAFVYLTNLTVTSKSVHLDQYNNKLTLIIPITNAIVSAAIGILSDIFKDKIPRLVIVVLGCCAIIVSLVLVIVFADKLILLIVATVFTGIGVGIIWSLCPTIMKEMFSVQHLGRNWGIALLLSALVSFGIQEIFGTLYDSKVPEGEVNICYGINCVREGYGVFIGISVLAFCMGILILIRQRCCKCGSKTDMPV